The DNA region GCGGCCTTCGTGATGGTGATGATCTCCACCGCGGCCTTCGGCTACGCGCTGCTCTCGCCGACGCGGCGGTGGTTCAACGCGGACACTCCGCGCCAGGTGAACGTGGACAACCGCGGCGTCTCGACGGTGACGGGGGGAGATCCCGATCACGGCGTGACGGCGGCCGTCAACGCGATCAAGACCTGGAACAGCAGCGGGGTCAACGTGACGGCGAGCTCGTCCTCGTCGGTCGCGTACCGCCAGGGGGACGGGATCAGCGACGTGATCTTCGGCGATCCTCTCCACATCTGCTCCGGCACGTGCCTCGCGGCGACGCTCACCGGCTACTACAGCACGAGCTCAACGGGGACGTGCGGCGGCGTCACGATGGACAAGATCACCGACGCCGACGTGGCGTTCAACCTGACGTACGACTACACCACCCCCGCGCAGGGGAGCTGCAGCAACGAGATCTACCTCGACTCGGTCGTGGCCCACGAGGTCGGGCACGTCATCGGCCTCGCGCACTCGAGCTCGTCGTCGGCGCTGATGTATGCCAGCGTCGCGTACTGCAATGACAAGCAGGTGGCGAGCGACGACATCAACGGGCGGAACGCCCTCTACAACTGCACCCTCGTCGAGGGGGGCGGTGGCGGCTGCTCGAGCGCGGGCGCCTCGTGCTCGGTCAACAGCGACTGCTGCTCGAACTCGTGCAAGGGAGGCAAGGGCGGCAAGACCTGCAAGTGATCTGAGAGCGGCGCCCCTCCGCGCCGCTTTTTTCTTACTTCTCCTTCGTGAACAGGAGCTTGTGCGCCACCCGGCGGGCCTTCGGCGTCGTGCTGACCGAGGCGCTCACGATGCGGAGCTGGTTGACGCTCATCGACCCGAGGAGGGGCTCGACGAGGACGTCGGGGAGGTGAGGGTTCCGCGCGAGGTTCAGCTTGACCTGCTCATCGTTGAGCCACGCCGTGTTCCCGGCGATGGTCGTCACGTGCTGGTGGGAGAGGTTCGTCCGCGAGGAGATGGCCCGCACCTCGTCGACGCCGAGCTTCGAGTTCTTCAGGAGGAACTGCAGGACCTGCGGGTCCGGATCGTTCGCGAGCGCCGCTCGCTCCTCGCGCCCCGCCTTGAGCGCGAGCATCACCTTCAACGTCGTCGGCATGGCGCGGATCTGCTTCTCGACCGGCAGGCGCTCGCCCGCGTCCCCGGTCTTGAGCTTCGCGGCCTCGTAGGAGAGCCCCTTACGGAGCTGCATCACGAGATGCTTCAGCTCGGCGAGGAGCGCCTCGCTGGTCGGCGAGAAGCTCACGACGAACCCGGCGGGTTTCCCGTTGAGGCGGCTCTGTCCCAGGGTGACGACCTCGGTCACCTCGGCCCGCATCCGGAAGGTGCGGGCGATGAACCCGATCTCGACGAGGACGTCGCGCACCTCGCCGACGGCGGGGGGCTTGTCGTGCTTGAGGAAGACCGAGCCGCTCTCGAGCGCGGGGGCGAACTCCGAGATGAACTCGTTCGGGCTGCCGAAGTGGATCTCCGCCGGGAGCGTCGAGGAGGCGCCCGGCGCCGGGGGGGCCCAGAGAATGCGCGGCATGGGGATCAATCTGCACCGCGAGATGTCCGGCGGCAACCCCCCTCACCGTGTTAGGCTCCGAACGTTCGTCTCAGGGACACTTTCCGGATGTCCGGAATTTATGGAGAGAACCCATGACCCATCGAGGGAGTGCCGCGGCGGCCGCCATCCTGGCGGCGCTGCTGATAGTTGCAGCGTGCGGGCCGGTCGTGAGCGCCGACGCCCCGGTCGTCACCTATTACTACATCCCCGGCTGAATGGTCTGCAGCCGGCTGATGCCCGCCGTGAGCGGGCTCGAGAGCGAGTTTCCGGGGAAGGTGAAGGCGCGCAACGTGGACTGCACGTCGGATGAAGGGGTGAAGGCGGTGCAGGAGCTCGGCTTCGGGAGCCACGGTCTCGTCATCCGTGACCACACAGGCTCGGTCCTGTACAAGGAGGCCGACCACGGCGTGAAGATCGACGACGTCCGCGCGGCGCTGAAGCGGATCCTCAGCGCCTGAAGGACCACCGCGCCCTGACGAGGGCGCGATCGTTCCGGCGCCAGGCGCCGAGAAACGTCCCGTCCGGTCCGTCGATCATCTCGACCCCCGCCGAGATTCGCAGCGACGGGCCCACCGGCAGGGAGACCTCCCCCCTCCCCAGCGTCCCGTCTCCCTGAAGGCTCCGGACCACCTCGATGGATGCCCCGGGCCCCGTGGGGACGCTTCTCTCGACGTGCAGGATGACCGCCGGGAGCGCCCCCTGCTCGAGCGACGAGGCGGTGGTGGTCACCGCGGCCGCGCCGCGGATGTCGGCCCAGCCGCCGATCATCCGCCAGTTCCCCTGGGTCCACTCCGCCTCGAGGACGAAGAAGGTGAAGCTCCGATCCGCCGGGGCGCCGCGAGAGTCCACGGCGAGCTCGCCGCGGAGCGCGAGCCGGCCCCGGACGATCGCGAGGTCGCCCCCCGTCGACCGCAGCCGGGGCTGGACCCGGTCGAGGGCCACGACGAGAGTGGTCGGCGTCGAAGGGCCGAGGAGAGGGCGGCCGAGGAGGACGCTCTGGTCGTCCCAGCCCTGGTAATGCGAGATCGATCCCTCGCACCACGATCCCCGGCGATCGACCTTGACCGCCCACGCGGCATTGTCCAGGCGGACGCCGGGGTAGGTGGCGTCCCCTTCGCGCCAGTCCAGCGCCAACGTGGAAGGCCCGCCCGGAAATGGGCTCGGGGTCGAGGCGGGAAGCGGCAGCCATCGTCGGTCGGCTATGGGGAGGCGCGTCACCCCGGGAGCCGGGAGAACGTCCCCCTCGACGGTCGTCGCCCCGCGATAGAGCCGGCCGCGGATCGCCCACGACGAAAGGCGCACGCGATCGAGCGGATCGAGCGTGTCGAACGGGGTGAGGTTGTCTGTGGGGTTCCAGACGTCGGCGCGTCCCCACGGGAGGATCATCTTGCCTGCCGCGAGGTCCCAGGCCGGCATCGTCCACGTCGCCGAGAGATCCTCGATGCGGGCGGGGGCGCGCGAGAGCGCGCGGTCCGACGAATCGTAGAAAGAGCGCCGGTCGACCTCGTTGTGCGTGTCGAGGTCGAAGTCTCCGGAAGCCCGGACGAGAAGATGCGGAGTGAGTCTGCGCTCCCACGCGAGGCGCGACGTCATCCATCCGACGGCGTCGGGGCTGCCCGAATCGCGGTACGCGTCCGCCTTCGCCTCGACCCATCCGGTGAGCGTTCCCTCGGCGCGCAGCGGGGCGAGCGAGAGGGCCATCGCGAGAAGGAGCGCGGCGCCCCTAGCGAGGCGGGGCATGGATCTCCTGGAGGCTCCGGACGGTGAAGAACGAGTCCTCGAGGGGGAGGTCGTAGCGCAGCCCGGCGAGCGTCAGCTCGGTCCGGCTCTCCTTCTCGAGATCGAACATCACGAGGCGGTGGGGGGTGACGATCCCCTGCACGGTCCGGTGATCCGACAGGACGAGGCGCCGCCTCAACTTGTCCGCGACGAAGAGATCGAGCCTCATCAGCGCGTAGTCCCCCTGGCGGATGAACGAGAGCGAGCGCGAGTACTGGCTCTTTTTCCCGGCGTGGGGGGTGGAGGAGACGATCCAGCACGCGCCGCCGTCGCAGGGTTCCTCTCCCTGGAGCATGTAGTCATCGTCGTCGACGACTCGCTCCGAGAGGTCCTCGTACGTAAAATCGGTGCCGAGGAACTTCGTCGACTTCTCCTGCGCCGCGATCCGGCGATCGCGATGGATCGCGGGGGTCCACATCCACTGCTCGTCCTCCCGGCCGGCTCTGGCAACCGTGAGGAGGGAGACCCCTGCGACCTCAGCAGGGGAGGTGAACTGGAGGATCGTCTTCGAGTCACCGCCGTAGCCCAGGCGCCAGAAGCGCCACCCTTTGTCCCGCACCTTCCCCTTCGAGTCGTAGACCTTCAGGCTCCCGTCGTAGAACTGGCTCTTCGTCGTCCGTCGCCGGTCGGCCTCGCGGGCGATCTCCTGGCCCGTCGGCGCCGCGGAAGATGGGGCGATGGTCGCGAGGGAAACGGACGCGAGCGCGAGGGCGATCGCCGCCGCGCGCCCGGCAGGGCGCAGGAGCCGGGGGTCACTCATAGGCCAGGGCCTCCACCGCGGCCGTGCGGACCGCGAGACGCGCGGGATACCAGGCGGCGCCGATCGCGACGGCGATGAGGGCGGGCACGGAGGCGAGGGCGGCCTGAGTCGGATAGACGAAGGGGAAGACCCATCCCGAGATGGCCGTCCCGAGGACGTGCACCGTCAGCTCGGTCAGGTAGGCGCCGACGAGGCATCCGAGCCCGGCCCCGGAGATCGCGACGGCGATCGCCTCGAGGACGAAGAGGCGCTTCACCTGGCCGCGGACCGCGCCGATCGCCTTGAGAATCCCGATCTCGCGGCGCCTCTCCGCCACCGAGATGAGGAGTGCGTTGACGATCCCCATCACGGCGACGAGGAAGGCGATGGCGAACTGCACGTACGTGAGCGCGAAGAACTGGTCGCAGACGGCGGCGATCCTCGCGCGGAACTCGGCCCCGGTGAAGACGAAGAGGCGGGTGCCGCGCCCGGCGAACCGCTCGAGGATGGCGGTCTTCATCGCCGTCGGGTCGGCCCCCGGATCCAGCATGACGTCGAAGGTGTCGACCCGGTCGTCCTTGAAGTGCGCGACGTAGACGGCGCGATCCATGTAGATGCTGCCGCGATCCGAGGAGTACTCGACGATCACTCCCGCGATCGGCGAGTCGAAGCGCCCCGAGGGGGTGTCGAGCGCGACGGCGTCGCCGGCGTGCAGGTGATGGCGCGCGGCGAAGTTGTCCGACACCAGAACGCCCAAGCCTGCGACGAAATCGCGGCGGGCGCGCGCCTCGTCCCCGTCCGCGAGCCAGATCTTCGCGCGGCTCAGGAATTTCTCGGCGTCGAGGGCGAGGACGGTGATCTGCTCGCCGTCGTAGACCTGCTTGACGACGCGGACGCGCTCGACGTGGCGGACGCCGGGGATCTTCGCGATCTCTTCGGCGTAGCTCGCGGGGAACTGGAAGGCCTTCGAGATGAAGCGCTCCGTCCCCGTGACGTAGAAATCGGCGTTGAGCGACTGGTCGAGCCAGCGCGTGAGGGATCGGCTGAACGACGCCGCGTAGCCGGCCTGGGAGATGCCGAAGGCGACCGAGATGAGGAGCGCGGCGACGGTGGCGGCGGTGCGCCTCGGGGCGGCGAGGAGCGCGTCCACGGCGAGGCGCCCCTCGATCCCGAAGAGCCGCGACATCGGGGCGCGGAGGAGGCGGCTCGTCCACGAGGTGAGGAGGGGGGCGAGGAGGATGACGGCGATGCCGAGAGCCCCCATCGCCTCGAGGGCCGCGGGGAGCCCGGGGGTGAAGCCGGCCCGGACCCTCAGGAGCCCCGCGGCGATCAGCGTCAGAAGTCCGGCCCACCCTCTCGCGCGCGAGCGCCCCGGGTCGAACCGCAGAGCCGCGCCGCGCGCGAGCGCCTCGACGGGATCGACGCGCCCCGCCGCGCCGGCCGGGAGCCATGTCGCGAGGAGCGAGGAGCCGAGGCCCAGGGCGGCGCCCGTCAGGATCGGCCCCGCCGACCAGGTCACCTCGGCCGACACCTGCGAGAGGCCGTACGCCGCCTGCACGAGCTGGCTCATGAAGCGGGTCGCGCCGCGCGCCATCACGAGCCCCATGGTGATCCCGGCCGCGGAGCCGGCGCAGCCCAGCGCCAGCCCCTCGGCGAGGAACGTCGCGCGGATGAGCCTCGGCCCCGCCCCCAGGGAGCGCAGCACCCCTATCTCGAAGCGGCGGCGCGCGACGGCCACCGCGAAGACGTTGAAGATGAGGAATGTCCCGATGAAGAGGGCCTGCCAGCAGGAGAGATCCATCGCGCCGCTGAAGGCGACGAGGAGGGATTCCATCTGGGTGCCGCGGCGGAACGGGGGATCGACGGAGTACCCGGGACCGAGCGACGACGCAAGAGAGCGCGTCGCCGCGTCGATGGTGACTGCGGGCTCGAGCAGGACGTCGATGCGATCGAACCGCTTGCCGCGGTTGAAGACGTACTCGGCGGCGTAGATGTCCATGACCGCCAGGTTTCCTCCGAAGGCGGTCGCAAACCCCTTCGGCGCGAGAAGGCCGCGGACGGTGAAGGCCTTCGGCCCGAGAGCCGTCTCGAAGGTGATCTGGTCGTCGATCGCGAGGTGGTTGCGCGCGGCGAAATCGGCCGAGAGGCAGATCGAGTCGGGCTGCGCGAGGAAGACGAGCGGGTCGTCGATCCCCTCGTCCTCCCCCTCGAACTCGTAGTCCCTCAGGCGCCGATCCCCGGTGAGATCCACGCCGAGGACGAAGATGTTCCCCTCCGAGGCCTTCTCTGAGCGGACGATCGCCTCGACGACGGGCGCCGCCGCCGAGACCCCCGCCGCGGCGCGCACCGTGTCGAGCGCCTCCTCGGGGAAGCCGACTTCCCCCGACGTGATCTGGATCTGCGCCTTCCCGGCGACGCGGTCGAGAGTGTCATGGAGGGCGAACTTGAGCGACGTCGAGGCGGTCTGGATCGCAACGAACACGGCGACGCCGAGCGCCACGCCGGCCGCGGTGAGGATCGTCAGGCCGATGTGGCGGCGGGCGTAGGGGAGGGAGACGCTTCGAAGGAGGTGGAGGAGCTTCATCGGGGGGTCAGCGCCCCGCGGCGGTCGCGGTCACCGGCGCCGTCTCCACCCGGCCGTCTCTCAGGCGGATGACGCCGTCGCAGTGGGCGGCGATCCGGTCGTCGTGCGTGACGACGACGACGGTCGTCCCCATCTCGCGGTGGATCTTCCGGATGACGGTGAGGATCTCCTCCCCGGTCGCGGAATCGAGGTTCCCGGTCGGCTCGTCGGCGAGGAGGAGGGAGGGGCGTGTGACGACGGCGCGCGCGATCGCGACCCTCTGCTTCTCCCCTCCCGAGAGGGCGTCGGGAAGGTGGTCGTCGCGGAGCGCCAGGCCGACGAGGGCGAGCGCGTCCCGCCCCCTCGCCTCCGCCTGCGCTCTCGTCGACCCCGCGAGGAGGAGCGGGAGGGCGACGTTCTCCGCCGCGCTCAGCGAGGGGAGGAGGTTGAAAAACTGGAAGACGATGCCGATCCGATCCCGGCGCACCCTGGTGCGGGCCTCCTCGTCGAGGGCGGCCAGGTCCACCCCGTCGAGCAGGACCTGCCCCGACGTGGGCCGGTCGAGGCCGCCGAGGAGGTTCAGGAGCGTCGACTTGCCGGACCCCGAAGGGCCCATGACCGCCAGCATGGCGCCGGTGGGAATCGTCAGATCGACGGAGTCGAGCGCCGTGACGGAGCGGGCGGCTCCGTAGACGCGCGTGGCCTTGCGAAGCTCGAGCATCGAATCGATGATATCGCACAGGCGCGGGCCCTTCTGCCGGTTCGTTCATTCACCCATCAATCTTCCGGGAATCCGTCCGATTCACCCCGCATGAAGGCTCTCATTGCCGACGACGACGGCGTCTCGCGCGCGCTGCTGCGCACCCACCTGGAGAAGGCGGGCCATGAGGTCGTCGAGGCATCGAACGGCCGCTCGGCGTGGCAGACCTTCCGGAACGAGAGCTTTCCGCTCGTCATCTCGGACTGGATGATGCCCGAGGTCGACGGCCTCGAGCTGTGCCGCATGATGCGCGCCGAGGATCGGCGCCTCTACACGTACGTGATCCTGCTGACGGCCCTCGGCGGGAGAGGAAGCTACCTCGAGGGGATGCGCGCCGGCGCGGACGACTTCCTGTCCAAGCCCTTCGACGCCGAGATGTTCCGGTCGCGACTCCACGTCGCCGAGCGGATCCTCAAGCTCCAGAGCGAGGTCACCCAGCTCCAGGCGCTCCTTCCCATCTGCTCCTACTGCAAGAAGATCCGCGGGGAAACCGGGGCCTGGGTCCCGGTCGAGGCGTACATCGCGGCCCGGACCGACACGCGCTTCTCCCACGGGATCTGCGCGGAGTGTTACCGCGACGAGGTTCTCCCGGAGCTGGCGCGCCACCGCCCCTGAGCCGGACCGCCCGCCGATGGACCCGCCCGGTCGGTACGGCTATCCTGTCCGCTTCCCTGGATACCCGTCCCACACCTGAGGGCGCTTCCGGACATGCCGACCAAGCTCGGCCGCCTCTTGAAAGGCAGGCCGCGCGACTTCTCCGATCCTCACGTCCACCATCAGATCTCCCTGGCCGCGGTCCTGGCGTGGGTAGGTCTGGGCGCGGACGGGCTGTCGTCCTCCGCCTACGGGCCGGAGGCGGCGTACCGCGCGCTCGGGCCGCACGGGGGGCTCGGCCTCTTCCTGGCGCTGATGACGGCTGGGACGATCTTCCTGATCTCCTTCTGCTACAGCCGGCTCATCGAGGAGTTCCCGTCGGGCGGCGGCGGCTACCTCGTCGCGAGCAAGCTCCTCGGCCCGAAGATCGGCCTCGTCTCCGGCTGCGCCCTCGTCGTCGACTACGTGATGACGATCGCCGTCTCCATCGCGTCGATGGGGGATCAGATCTTCTCGTTCATGCCCCGGGAGTGGATCCACGCGAAGCTCCCGATCGAGTTCCTGGTGATGGTCCTCCTCATCATCATCAACCTGCGCGGGGCCCGCGAGTCGGTGACGGCGCTGATGCCCATCTTCGGCGCCTTCGTGATCAGCCACCTCCTCCTCTTCCTCGCCGTCTTCCTGAGGAACGCCCCGGCCCTTCCCGGCCTGCCGGCGGAGGCGATCCGGGAGGCGGGGCAGGGGGCGTCGTCGATCGGATGGATCGCCCTCATGCTGGTTCTCGCGCGGGCCTTCAGCCTTGGAGGCGGCACGTTCACCGGAATCGAGGCTGTGAGCAACGGTGTGGGTGTGATGCGGGAGCCGCGCATCCCCACGGCAAAACGCACGATGCTCTACATGGCGCTCTCCCTCGCGGTCACCGCGGGCGGCATCCTCATCGGGTACCTGCTGATCCACGCGGTGCCGGTCGAGGGGAAGACACTCAACGCGGTCCTCGCTGAGAGGGCGTTCGGCGGGATGCACGTCGGACCGATTGGACTCACGTCGTTCCTCGTCATCTTCACTCTCCTGTCGGAAGGGGCGCTGCTGGCCGTCGCGGCCGAGACCGGATTCATCGGAGGCCCGCGCCTCCTGTCGAACATGGCTGTCGACTCGTGGGTGCCGCGCCGGTTCGCGACGTTGTCGGACAGGTTAGTCACGCAGAACGGTGTTCTGCTCATGGGCCTGGCCGCCCTCGCGATCATGGCGGCGACGGCCGGCCACACCGAGTACCTGGTCCTCATGTATTCGATCAACGTCTTCGTGACCTTCTCGCTCTCGTTTCTGGGGATGTCGCGCCTGTGGTTCAAGCGTCGGCGCACGCAGGCCCACTGGCGCCGGCCGCTCCTCCTGTACGTCAGCGGCTCGTGCGTCTGCCTGGGGATCCTCGTCCTCACCGTCTACGAGAAGTTCACCGAGGGAGGGTGGGTGACGCTGGGGCTGACCGGCGGGTTCTGCGCGATCTGCTACCTGATCCACCTGCACTACGGCTCGGTCCTGAATCAGCTCAAGCGCCTGGACGAAGTGCTGACCGCGATCCCCCTGCCGGAGGGGATTCCCGATCCCGGGCTGCCGGACCCGAACGCTCCGGTCGCAGTCGTCCTCGTGCCTCGGTACAGCGGGCTGGGTGTCCACTCGCTCCTGTCGGTCCAGCGCCTCTTCCCCGGCTTTTTCAAGGGGACGGTCTTCGTATCGGTGGGAGTTATCGACACCGAAAACTTCAAGGGTACCGAGGCGGTCGCCGCGCTGCACGAGGCGGGCGAAAAGGACCTCCAACGTTACGTCACCCTGGCGCGCGGCCTGGGGCTCGCCGCCGACTCGTCCTACGGGATGGGGACGGAGGCCGTGGCCGTGCTGGAAGAGATCTGCACCCAGGTGGGGAAGAAGTATCCGCGCGCCGTCTTCTTCGTCGGGAAGCTCGTCTTCCAGCGGGAGCACTGGTACAACCGCCTGCTCCACAACGAGACGGCGTACTCGGTGCAGCGGCGCCTGCACTTCGCCGGCCTGCAGGCCGTCATCCTCCCGATCAGGGTTCTCGAAGCCGGCTAGAGCGCTCGGGGCGAACGCGCTTTCCGGCGGCCTCGGCCCGCGCTCCTCGACCTTCGCCTCGGGCCATCTCCGCGTAGAGAGCGGCCATCGGCCGGGCGGCGCCGGCGCCCGAAAACCGTTGCCAGGCCTCCTCGCGGGCGGCCGTGGCCAGCCGGCCCCGATAGGCGGCGTCGTGGAGGAGCAGGATCCATGCGCCCGCGAGGGCCGACACGTCGCCCGGGGAGGCGAGGAGCCCGGTGCGCCCGTCGTCGACGAGATCCAGGACGCCCGCCACTCGGGTCGCGACGACGGGTCGCCCGGCCGCCATCGCCTCCAGAATCGGAAGAGGGAAACCCTCGGAGCGCGATGTCACCGCGAGAAGATCGGTGTCGGCCAGCAGGTCCGCCACGCCGTCGAGCCAGCCGGTGAACGTGATCCTGTCCCTCACGTGGAGCTTGAGGGCGAGCTTCTCCAGGCTCGGGCGCAGAGGCCCTTCCCCCGCCACGACGCCCCTCGCGTCCCTCAGGCTCCCGGCAACGACGGCGAACGTGCGGATGAATGTCTCGGGATCCTTCGCCGGCGTGAGCCTCCCGACGAGGGAGATGAGCGGAGCCTGAGGCGAGAGGTTCAGCCGCCGGCGCCACACCCCGGGGCCCGCGGGCGCGAAGAGGGATGCGGGATCGATCAACGGGGCGACGACCTGGATGCGGGCCGCCGGCGCGATCCCGGCGTCGACGAGCTCCCGTCGCAGCGACTCGCTGACCGCGACGAGCCTCCCGGTCGATCCCGCGAGCTGCCTCTCGGCCTTCGCGTTGGCTTTCATGAGCAGGCCATCGCGCCCGAGCCGCCCGAGCGGTGCGTGAAACGTGTGGACCGTGCCGGCGACGCCCGCGCGGGCGGCGGCCATCCTTCCCAGCACACCGGCCTTGGGCAGGTGCGTGTGGACCACGCTCGGGCCGAAGGAGCGCAGGACCTCTCCCAGCTCCCGGAGAGCGCGCCGATCGGCGAGGATCGAAGCG from Acidobacteriota bacterium includes:
- a CDS encoding response regulator, which codes for MKALIADDDGVSRALLRTHLEKAGHEVVEASNGRSAWQTFRNESFPLVISDWMMPEVDGLELCRMMRAEDRRLYTYVILLTALGGRGSYLEGMRAGADDFLSKPFDAEMFRSRLHVAERILKLQSEVTQLQALLPICSYCKKIRGETGAWVPVEAYIAARTDTRFSHGICAECYRDEVLPELARHRP
- a CDS encoding ABC transporter permease, coding for MKLLHLLRSVSLPYARRHIGLTILTAAGVALGVAVFVAIQTASTSLKFALHDTLDRVAGKAQIQITSGEVGFPEEALDTVRAAAGVSAAAPVVEAIVRSEKASEGNIFVLGVDLTGDRRLRDYEFEGEDEGIDDPLVFLAQPDSICLSADFAARNHLAIDDQITFETALGPKAFTVRGLLAPKGFATAFGGNLAVMDIYAAEYVFNRGKRFDRIDVLLEPAVTIDAATRSLASSLGPGYSVDPPFRRGTQMESLLVAFSGAMDLSCWQALFIGTFLIFNVFAVAVARRRFEIGVLRSLGAGPRLIRATFLAEGLALGCAGSAAGITMGLVMARGATRFMSQLVQAAYGLSQVSAEVTWSAGPILTGAALGLGSSLLATWLPAGAAGRVDPVEALARGAALRFDPGRSRARGWAGLLTLIAAGLLRVRAGFTPGLPAALEAMGALGIAVILLAPLLTSWTSRLLRAPMSRLFGIEGRLAVDALLAAPRRTAATVAALLISVAFGISQAGYAASFSRSLTRWLDQSLNADFYVTGTERFISKAFQFPASYAEEIAKIPGVRHVERVRVVKQVYDGEQITVLALDAEKFLSRAKIWLADGDEARARRDFVAGLGVLVSDNFAARHHLHAGDAVALDTPSGRFDSPIAGVIVEYSSDRGSIYMDRAVYVAHFKDDRVDTFDVMLDPGADPTAMKTAILERFAGRGTRLFVFTGAEFRARIAAVCDQFFALTYVQFAIAFLVAVMGIVNALLISVAERRREIGILKAIGAVRGQVKRLFVLEAIAVAISGAGLGCLVGAYLTELTVHVLGTAISGWVFPFVYPTQAALASVPALIAVAIGAAWYPARLAVRTAAVEALAYE
- a CDS encoding matrixin family metalloprotease, yielding MKNRFHVAVPAAFVMVMISTAAFGYALLSPTRRWFNADTPRQVNVDNRGVSTVTGGDPDHGVTAAVNAIKTWNSSGVNVTASSSSSVAYRQGDGISDVIFGDPLHICSGTCLAATLTGYYSTSSTGTCGGVTMDKITDADVAFNLTYDYTTPAQGSCSNEIYLDSVVAHEVGHVIGLAHSSSSSALMYASVAYCNDKQVASDDINGRNALYNCTLVEGGGGGCSSAGASCSVNSDCCSNSCKGGKGGKTCK
- a CDS encoding glycosyltransferase, which codes for MKRPRVLHVITGLEAGGSARLVVDLVRALSGEVEGAIACGRDERGEASLRSYADRAGVRILDVPSLGRRASILADRRALRELGEVLRSFGPSVVHTHLPKAGVLGRMAAARAGVAGTVHTFHAPLGRLGRDGLLMKANAKAERQLAGSTGRLVAVSESLRRELVDAGIAPAARIQVVAPLIDPASLFAPAGPGVWRRRLNLSPQAPLISLVGRLTPAKDPETFIRTFAVVAGSLRDARGVVAGEGPLRPSLEKLALKLHVRDRITFTGWLDGVADLLADTDLLAVTSRSEGFPLPILEAMAAGRPVVATRVAGVLDLVDDGRTGLLASPGDVSALAGAWILLLHDAAYRGRLATAAREEAWQRFSGAGAARPMAALYAEMARGEGRGARAEAAGKRVRPERSSRLREP
- a CDS encoding ABC transporter ATP-binding protein; amino-acid sequence: MLELRKATRVYGAARSVTALDSVDLTIPTGAMLAVMGPSGSGKSTLLNLLGGLDRPTSGQVLLDGVDLAALDEEARTRVRRDRIGIVFQFFNLLPSLSAAENVALPLLLAGSTRAQAEARGRDALALVGLALRDDHLPDALSGGEKQRVAIARAVVTRPSLLLADEPTGNLDSATGEEILTVIRKIHREMGTTVVVVTHDDRIAAHCDGVIRLRDGRVETAPVTATAAGR
- a CDS encoding outer membrane lipoprotein-sorting protein; the protein is MSDPRLLRPAGRAAAIALALASVSLATIAPSSAAPTGQEIAREADRRRTTKSQFYDGSLKVYDSKGKVRDKGWRFWRLGYGGDSKTILQFTSPAEVAGVSLLTVARAGREDEQWMWTPAIHRDRRIAAQEKSTKFLGTDFTYEDLSERVVDDDDYMLQGEEPCDGGACWIVSSTPHAGKKSQYSRSLSFIRQGDYALMRLDLFVADKLRRRLVLSDHRTVQGIVTPHRLVMFDLEKESRTELTLAGLRYDLPLEDSFFTVRSLQEIHAPPR
- a CDS encoding APC family permease, with the translated sequence MPTKLGRLLKGRPRDFSDPHVHHQISLAAVLAWVGLGADGLSSSAYGPEAAYRALGPHGGLGLFLALMTAGTIFLISFCYSRLIEEFPSGGGGYLVASKLLGPKIGLVSGCALVVDYVMTIAVSIASMGDQIFSFMPREWIHAKLPIEFLVMVLLIIINLRGARESVTALMPIFGAFVISHLLLFLAVFLRNAPALPGLPAEAIREAGQGASSIGWIALMLVLARAFSLGGGTFTGIEAVSNGVGVMREPRIPTAKRTMLYMALSLAVTAGGILIGYLLIHAVPVEGKTLNAVLAERAFGGMHVGPIGLTSFLVIFTLLSEGALLAVAAETGFIGGPRLLSNMAVDSWVPRRFATLSDRLVTQNGVLLMGLAALAIMAATAGHTEYLVLMYSINVFVTFSLSFLGMSRLWFKRRRTQAHWRRPLLLYVSGSCVCLGILVLTVYEKFTEGGWVTLGLTGGFCAICYLIHLHYGSVLNQLKRLDEVLTAIPLPEGIPDPGLPDPNAPVAVVLVPRYSGLGVHSLLSVQRLFPGFFKGTVFVSVGVIDTENFKGTEAVAALHEAGEKDLQRYVTLARGLGLAADSSYGMGTEAVAVLEEICTQVGKKYPRAVFFVGKLVFQREHWYNRLLHNETAYSVQRRLHFAGLQAVILPIRVLEAG